A segment of the Alistipes communis genome:
GAATGTAATTTAAGGAGTGGATAATATAAAGGAGTGGTCGGGCGCAGAGTCCCGTTGTTCGGCAGGGTCGGCATGGCGGAGCGGTTGAGGGTTGTTCGTCGAACGGCAGGCGGATTCCGGCCGGTTCATTTACAAATTTACGGAAAAATTCGAGAATATTCCGATCGGTCGCTGAAAAGTCTGTATTTTTCGGAATACGGTTCGTTCCGACGCCCGTGGAACGGAACGGACGGCAGGTCAGAGCAATCCCGCTTCGTAGTAGCGGACGATCTGTTCGAGCAGGCGGTCGTCCCCTTCGGCGTCGTACTCCGATTTGAGGTCCTGCCCGAAGACGCGCGACAAGGTCTGCCAGAATCCGGCCACGAATCCGCCGCGGAATTCCCGCAGTACTTCGTAGGCGGTGTAGTCCGTCTCGCGGTCGATGAGTTTGAGCAGTACTTTGCCTTGCGTGCGGGTCATGTGTTTGACGACGGGCGTGTACTCCTCCTTGATTTGGCGATAGACGCCCCTGATGTAGGCTTTTTGCGCCTTTTTGGTCGGTAGGCGTTGCAGCTCGGCCTCCATTTCGGTCATGCGCGCCCTGGCGATCTTTGCGACGGGATAGACTTTTTTGACGGCCGCGACCAGTTTGCGGTAGCGGCGCAGGTCGGCTCCGCGGGCGAAGACCCACACCGGGCGAATGCGGACGTGGGGAATCGTATCGCCCGCGACGACCTGCCACTCCTGACAGGCGACGCCCGGAGGCTGTTGCGCTCCGATCCGGAGTGCCGGGAGTATCGCCGCCAGCAGAAAGAGAAGGTACTTTTTCATAGGCCCCGAAAAATTTCTACCTTTGCAAATGTAACGATTTTTTGGTTTAACGAAATAACGAAACGGAATAATGGAACTGAAAAAGGGATTGTCGTCCCAGAGCTCGGTGACGGTATCGGCCGGAAATACGGCCGCTGCGATGGGTTCGGGCGATCTGGATGTTTTCGCCACGCCGGCGATGGTGGCGTTGATGGAGAATGCCGCGATGAAGGCCGTCGCCGATGCGCTGCCGGAAGGCTCGACGACCGTGGGGGCCGAGATGAACGTGACGCACATCAAGCCTTCGGGGCTCGGCGCCGAGATCGTGGCGACGGCGGTGCTGACCGGAGTGGAAGGGCGCAAGCTGACCTTCAACGTCGGTGCCCGCGACGCCGAAGGAATGATCGGCGAGGGCATCCACATTCGTTATGCGGTCGATCGGCGTCGGTTCATGGAGAAGGTAGGGAAGTAGTGCGAAGCGTACCGCTTGGCCGGATGATTTCCGGCGCTTTTACTCTCAGCCGGCAGATCGGTCAGGTTCGATCGGAAATGAATAAATGCGGATAAACAAGAATTCGTTTATCCGCATTTTTGTTGAGCTATCGGGACTCGAACCCAAAATTTCAGAACCAAAATCTGACGTGTTACCATTACACCATAGCTCAATCCGTCGCTCGAAAGCTGTGCAAAGGTATAGTAAAGATTTCAATATTGCAAAATTTTTTTGTCCGACATCGCGTGTCGCCTGCGAATCGATTGCGCCGGCAGCCGTCGGGAGAATCCGTTCGAGAAGCAGGGGGCGTGTGGCGGGCTGTTTGGCCTGAGGTTTCATGCAGGCGGCCGCATCCCCGAAAGGTGCGGCCGTGCGGTTTCGTATGCGCCGGTTTATTCGGACAGTTTGTCCCGAATACGCTCGGCGGTACGGTCGACGGTCTCTTGTACGGCGTCGGTCGTCCGGCGCAGCCCCGCCTTGGCCGACCGTTTGATTCGTGCGGCCTTTTCGTTTCCGCAGCGGGTCGCCCGGTCGATTTTGTCCGACAGCAGATTCATCGTCTCTTTCGCCTCTTTGGCCATTCGGTCGATGCCGGCGTTGATCTTTTCCTTGTTCATTGCGAGGAGTGTTTTTTTGAGGAACGTGCCAGAAGCGATGCGATCCAGAGCAGGACGACGGCGCCGATGACCGATGCGATCAGGCTGCCCAGCGTCCCGACGGCGACCAGCCCCAGCAGCGACAGAATCCAGCCGCCCAGAATACCGCCGACGATGCCGACGATCAGATTGACGACGAGCCCCGAACCGTGTCCTTTGACCAGAAGATTGGCCAGCCAGCCGGCGACGAGCCCGATAAGCAGATACCAGAGAAAATACATAGTACGAAAATGATTGGTTTCGTAGACCGATTGCAAAAAACGTTCCGTTTCCAACCTCCGGTTTCTCGCCTCGGTATAGTCCGGACGAGTTCGGCTCTGCATTCGGCCTGACGGGAACATTCCGTTCTGCGGGGTATTCGCCTCATACCGACGGATATTTCCTTCGGCGGTGCGCAGAATGCCGGAGCGGAGATTTATCGTGCGGCGCGGCGGACGGAAGGCGGGTTTTCGGCGGCTACCGGCTGTTTTTCAACTGTGTCAGCGCCTTCGCCAATTGGTCGGGGCAGGAGGTGCCCCTGCCGCCGCAGTCGATGCCGCTCAGGCGGGCGATCGCTTCGTCCACCTCCATGCCGGCGATCAGTGCGGCGATGCCCTGTGAGTTGCCGTGGCAGCCGCCGATGAATTGCACGCGTTTGACACGATCGTTTTCAACGGTGACGTCGAGCAGCTTCGAGCAGGTTCCGCATGTCGTGTAGACGAGGTTTTTCTCCATGATTCGACTCTTTGCAGGGGCTTGTCGCCCGCAAAGATAGCGCTTTTCGCTGAAAATCGTCCGTCCGTTTTGCTATCGCTTGTAATAGGAGGCGTCCAGACCGAGCGTGAAGTCGTCGCGGCGGCGGAAAGCCAACAGGGCGAGTCCTGCGGTCAGCATGCCGTTGAGCAGGAAGGGCACGCGGTCGCCGTGCAGTGCGGTGAGACGGGTGAAGGTGTCGATGAGGAAGGGACAGAGCATGATGGCCAGGTAGTTGACCGCCATGACGAACGACAGTGCCAGCGTCGCCGCGCGTGGCGGAGCGATGATGGCGGTCTTGTCGTAGATGAGCGGCTGCATCAGTCCGTAGCCGAATCCCGCCAGCGACGCTCCGACGACCAGCATCCCGCGGTCCCGGAAAATCCCGAAGCAGAACAACCCTGCGCCGATCATGGCGATAGCGGCGACGTTCGTATAGCCTTTGAAGATCCCGATGATGCGGTCGAGAATCAGTCCCGGAGCCATGATTGCGAGGAAGAAGAGCGAAATCAGCACACCCGAAAAGGTTTTGGGCAGATGATATCCGTCGACCAGAAACGCGGCGTAGAAGGTGATCGTCAGTGCGGCGTAGGTGATGAAAAAGTAGAGCGCCATGAGTCGGACGAGCTTCGGGCGATCGATCGTTTTGTTGCGCATCTGGTCGCTGGCGGCCGGTTCGGGCGTCGAACGCTGCCGATGCAGGAACGGCGAGAGGACGAGCGAAACGGCCGGCAGCGTGTAGACCAGAAACGAGAGATGCCAGTCGATGTTGGCGAGATAGCCCGAAAGCGCCGTGGCGAGTACGAGCGTCAGATTGTTGATCGAGGAGCTGTATCCCAACTGCCGGACGCGGTACTCTCCGGTGAAGTAGGCGACGACGAGTCCTGTCGAAAGCGGGATGACCATACCGGCTCCGATGCCGAGGATGCAGCTGACGAGGATCAGCGCCGTGATGTTGCGGATGAACAGGCAGGCGATGCCGCTCAGCAGGAAGATCACGAGTCCGACGACCAGAATCCGCAGTTTGTCGCGGCCGACCGACAGTTTTCCCGACAGCAGCACGAACGGGATGATGAGCAGCGAAGGCAGCGAAGTGAGCATCTGGATTTCGAGGTCGCTCGCCGAAGGGAAAATCGTATTCAGGTCGCCCAGAATCGGTGAAACGGCCAGTCCGGGCAACGACGTTACGGCCGATACCGACCAGATCGCCAATAGCACCGGAAGCGAGATCGTGCCTTTGCCTGTGGATATTTTCATGGTGACGGGGTTTGGTTTTCTCGGGCGGTGTCGCAACCTTTATGCCAGCGTCTTCGGCTGACGGAGGCCGCGGTGTTTGCAGGCGGCGTCGGGTGCGGAAAATGGAAGAGAATCGGTGTTTTCGGCAGACAGGGGGCCGGGAGGCCGCCTCTTTCTGTCGGATTCGGCAGCACAATCGTATCGGTCGAGGCTTCGGCATCGTTTCGATGCGCATTCCGGCAGACGAAATTGCCGACTGCCGGATGACAGCCGTCCGGTACGGATATGTAAAAAGCAGCCCTTTCGGACTGCTTCGGATAAATGTTACGACTCGGTTACGAGCGGTTCGGCGTTTAATACTCTTCCTCGTTGAAGAAATTTATCAATATTGATTATCAATATATTATGCAATAATCAATGAAATTTGCGCAAACAAACCGCACCGTTTGAGACGGTCTGAGGCGACAGGAGGAAAAGACAAAAAATCGCAAAACGTACAACCGTATCGTAAAACTTCATAAAATAAAAAGGGGGACATTGGAGCTATAAAACCCACTGACATTACAAAAAGAGGCAACATTCAATGGAAAACATGGCCATTTTCCCGAATAATGATAGTATCTTTGAATGGTAAATAAATATGTTTAAGTCATGAAAACCAATCGGGAAGAGATTCTGCAAAATGCCCTGCAACTCTTTATGTCGAAGAATTACGAGGGAGTCAGCCTGCAAATGATCGCCCACAGCGTCGGGCTGACCAAAACCGGGATCTTCAACTATTATCCCACCAAACTCGACCTCTTCATCGCCGTGGCCGACCGCTATCTCTTCCATCTCCAGGATCCTGAAAACAAATTTGCACCTTCAGACGGGTCGCTGCGCGATTTCATCGACAAATACGTCGAGGGTGTGGAGCGCACCATGTCCGAGATCGTGCGGCTGGGCAATATTCAACGCGAGAAAATGCCCGGAGAGTTGGCCAATGCCGGTTACTTTCACCTCTTCCAGCAGGTGCTCTTCTATTATCCCGACGGCAAGCACAAGCTCCACGAATGGATGGAAAAGGAGTTCCGGCTCTGGTGCGACGTCATCGGCCGAAGTGTCGAACACGGCGAACTGCGTGAAGAGATCGACGTTCAAGAAACTGCCGCTCTGTTCCGGCAGGTATTCATCGGACTCTCATACCAAATGTCTTTCTCCGACGGCCTCGATGTCGGGATTCTCCGAAAGCGTTTCCTCTATATATATGGTCTGCTGAAGCGCTGAGCAGGCTTTCAGCAGTTTTTTTCACGATTTGGAGCAAAAATATGACCACGCGGTCATATTTTTGCTTTTTTATGCTATCTTTGTCTCCATGAAAACTGACCAACCGGTAATTTTTATGGAAAATAAACCTTTCGAACGCATCCAAAGGAGTTTCAACTACACTCCTGAGAGCATCTTCACGAACCAATGGTCGAACCTGGCCTTTGGCGTGGGAATGATTGTCATTCCGGCCCTCTTTCCCTTCGGCCTTCGTATCCGCCACCTGCGGATTCTCTCGCCGGCAGTCTTTTCGACCATTCTGATTGTAGGCGGCGTGCTGCTGCTCTTCTTCACCTGGCGGAGCATGCGAAATGCCCGGGCCTTGAAAGCCGTCGGAGGAAAGATCACCGTAGACGGCACGCGCGTAACCTACCCCGAGGTCGAAAAGGGGAAGGTCGAATACCGCTCGTTCCTCACCTCCGACATTGAGTATGTGAAGGATGACGAGGAAGAACACCAGTGCAAGGTCAAGACGCCGGACAACTACATCATCTTCGAGGCCAAATATTTCGATTCGTGGGAGGAGTTCGAAGCCTTCCGTTCGCTTTTGGGATAAAAAACAATAAACAAAAAACATACGGATATGATGATCAAACTGACGAAAATTGCCGTGGCGATTGTTGTCGCCGCCTTGACGCTTACGGCCTGCGGCTCGGGCGAAACCTTCCCGATGGCCTCCGCCGAGGGACTTGCCAAAATCAGGGAACTCGTTGCGGAGCATGTGGACACTTCGAAATACAAGATCTACGAGGTGGAGTGGCGCGAGGACAACCGTGACCGCCAACTGGAGAACATCCTCACGTATATCGACGTCTATTATATCGACGCCGACAACAACAACTACCACCTCGCGTTCCAACTCACCAACGGGAAGTTCGAGACCGACGGCCCGGAGCAGAACGATCGTCAGACCAACTCCTACGCCTGTTCGACACCGCTTGACCTCGCGGCCATCGACTTTGACTACCTTCAGAAAATCGGCGAAGCGGCGGATGCGCTGGTGATGTCCGATGAGGAGGGCAAGAAGCTGACATTGAAGTCGGCCGGGATGTTCCGTTTCCGGGTCTGGCCGGTGTCGTTGAGCAACGTCGACCGCTGGAACCGCAGCGAGGAGTACCGTGCGGAGTCGCAACAGATGCAGGTGCAGTTCGAACTGAATTACGTCGACGAGAGCGAGTCGCCCGAATACCAGGGCCGCTTCACCGTGACGAATTACTACACCGTGGCCTTTACGGCCGACGCTGCGGGCGAGGTTGCCATCGACGATTAGCTGCGCAGGGATGGGACTGATGGGCAGCGCCCCGCCGACTGCGGGAGCGGACTCCGGACGACTCTTTGCGGCCGGAGTCACCTACATCTGCTGCGGAGCGTGGCCTTTGGCCTACGACTGCTTCGTACGTTGTGCGAACGGGGATGCTCCAACGCGCTACAATCTGGCCTTGTGCTGCTTCCATGTAGGGTGGTACGAAGAGAGCTACCGGCTGCTCGCAGAAGCCGAACGGCTGCTGGACGACAAGCTGGGCAAAGGCTCCTGCCCGGGAGTCCCGTCCATGTCGCGGCGGCAGCCTCCCGAGGCCTTCCGCCACTGGGATGCCGCGAGCGAATTGCCCCGCTGTCCGCTGCTTCCCGAGACGCCGCGCGACGATGCCCTCACGCTGATCCTCCGCCTGCGAGCCGAGGCTGCCTTCCGGCTGGGCCGCTGCGAGGAGGTGCGGACGATTGCCGCCCGCCTCGGACTCCGATACGAACATCTTGAAAACCTGCTCAAAACGATCGACCGATGACACCGCTCCGGGAACTCTACGACCTTTATTGCTATCCGAACCCTGCAAAGGAGGAGCGCCGGCGGCAACTCCTTGCCGAGATTCCGACCGACGCACGCGACGAGGACAACTACGGCCGCACATCGCTGCATATTGCGGCGGAATTTGCCGACTACGAGGCCATCGCTTCGCTGCTCGACCGCGGGGCCGAGGTGAACGACCGCGACGAAGAGGGGCACACGCCGCTCTTCCGCCTGGCCTCACGCCGCAGCAGGGTACCCGCTCTGGAAGAACCGATTGCCTCGGCGGCTCGGCGGCTGCTGGAACGCGGTGCGAACCTTCCGCGCTCGGCACGCGGCACGACGGCGTTGATCGAGGCCGTGCAAAACCGCCACCACGCGATGGCCGCCGTGCTGATCGACTCCGGGCAGCGGCTCGACTCCGCGAACAGCTACGGCGACAATGCTCTGCACATCCTCTGCCGCCGCGCCGCCGATACCGCAAGGGAGATCGCCGGCAAGGAGCGTTTTATCGCCAGCTTCGGCGAACGATGGGTCTCGGAGAAGCAGCAGCGGGAGGCCCGCGAGGAGCTGGAGGAGCTCCAGGCGGAACAGATGCATTGTTATGCGACGGCGGCACTGCTGCTCCACAGCGGGCAGATCGACCCCGACGAGAAGAACTCGGCCGGTCGGCGTGCGTTCGACCTCGC
Coding sequences within it:
- a CDS encoding DUF4294 domain-containing protein is translated as MKKYLLFLLAAILPALRIGAQQPPGVACQEWQVVAGDTIPHVRIRPVWVFARGADLRRYRKLVAAVKKVYPVAKIARARMTEMEAELQRLPTKKAQKAYIRGVYRQIKEEYTPVVKHMTRTQGKVLLKLIDRETDYTAYEVLREFRGGFVAGFWQTLSRVFGQDLKSEYDAEGDDRLLEQIVRYYEAGLL
- a CDS encoding thioesterase family protein encodes the protein MELKKGLSSQSSVTVSAGNTAAAMGSGDLDVFATPAMVALMENAAMKAVADALPEGSTTVGAEMNVTHIKPSGLGAEIVATAVLTGVEGRKLTFNVGARDAEGMIGEGIHIRYAVDRRRFMEKVGK
- a CDS encoding GlsB/YeaQ/YmgE family stress response membrane protein; this translates as MYFLWYLLIGLVAGWLANLLVKGHGSGLVVNLIVGIVGGILGGWILSLLGLVAVGTLGSLIASVIGAVVLLWIASLLARSSKKHSSQ
- a CDS encoding TIGR03905 family TSCPD domain-containing protein; amino-acid sequence: MEKNLVYTTCGTCSKLLDVTVENDRVKRVQFIGGCHGNSQGIAALIAGMEVDEAIARLSGIDCGGRGTSCPDQLAKALTQLKNSR
- a CDS encoding MFS transporter codes for the protein MKISTGKGTISLPVLLAIWSVSAVTSLPGLAVSPILGDLNTIFPSASDLEIQMLTSLPSLLIIPFVLLSGKLSVGRDKLRILVVGLVIFLLSGIACLFIRNITALILVSCILGIGAGMVIPLSTGLVVAYFTGEYRVRQLGYSSSINNLTLVLATALSGYLANIDWHLSFLVYTLPAVSLVLSPFLHRQRSTPEPAASDQMRNKTIDRPKLVRLMALYFFITYAALTITFYAAFLVDGYHLPKTFSGVLISLFFLAIMAPGLILDRIIGIFKGYTNVAAIAMIGAGLFCFGIFRDRGMLVVGASLAGFGYGLMQPLIYDKTAIIAPPRAATLALSFVMAVNYLAIMLCPFLIDTFTRLTALHGDRVPFLLNGMLTAGLALLAFRRRDDFTLGLDASYYKR
- a CDS encoding TetR/AcrR family transcriptional regulator yields the protein MKTNREEILQNALQLFMSKNYEGVSLQMIAHSVGLTKTGIFNYYPTKLDLFIAVADRYLFHLQDPENKFAPSDGSLRDFIDKYVEGVERTMSEIVRLGNIQREKMPGELANAGYFHLFQQVLFYYPDGKHKLHEWMEKEFRLWCDVIGRSVEHGELREEIDVQETAALFRQVFIGLSYQMSFSDGLDVGILRKRFLYIYGLLKR